In the genome of Actinomycetota bacterium, the window GCAGGGCATGTACCTGCCGAGAGGCTGGGACGCGTTCTTCACCCGGGGCTTCGAGGAAGCCGAGGCCCAGTTCGCGCCGGTGGGCGTGATCGGTGCGTTCGGAACCCGCGGCCGCGACGGTGAGGTCGAGCAGGTCGGCCGGATCGTCGATCGCGACAAGCTGACGGACACACCGGTGCCCCTGCCGGCCGAGGTCGGCAGCGTCGACGAGATGGTGCTCGCCGTGCGCCGAACCACTCCCCTGCGATTCGACCCGTCCCTCGGGTTCCACCTGTACGGCGCCGACCTCTGTCTGGCCGCGAACGCGCTCGGGTTACGGAACGTCGTCGTCGAAGCCCCATGCTTCCGCAACTCCCCGTTCGCCTTCCCCTCTGCCGCTTTCCATCGAGCGCGGGAGTTGCTCGTCGCCAAATGGCCGGACGCGCGTCCTCTGTGGTCCGGTGCGGGACGGCTCGACACGATGCGCACGGAGCCGGCTCCGTCCACGTGGCTCGAGGAGCAGAAAGCAACGTTGAATGAACACCTGCGGGAGCGAGACGCGTTGCGCCGTCAGCTCAATACGGCTCAGGACCGGGTCAAGCGGATGGAGGCCAGCGCGTTCTGGAAAGCGCGGAACGTCGCGCGGACGATCGTTCGCCGGGGGGGCTTCGGGCGCGCGAAGAACAGCGAGGGTACGAAGGAGAAGCGGCCCTAGCCCTGCTCGGGTCGGCCGCCGTCGTGCGCGGCCGCGACGAGCTCGGCGACCTCACCCATCAACCGGGTCAGATCGAAGTCGCGCGGCGTGAAGACCGCCGCTACCCCGGCTTCCCGGAGCTTGGCAGCGTCGGCAGGCGGGATGATCCCACCGACGATCACCGGAACCTTCGCCGGATCGACGCCGTGCGCGCGCATACGATCGAGCACGTCCGGAACGAGCAGCGCGTGCCCGCCGGAGAGGATCGACAACCCCACGACGTGGACGTCCTCTTCCGCCGCGGCCCGGGCGATCGCTTCGGGCGACAGGCGGATCCCCTGGTAGACGACCTCGAAGCCCACGTCGCGCGCGCGGACGGCGACCTGCTCGGCGCCGTTGGAGTGACCGTCGAGACCCGGCTTACCGACGAGCATCCTGAGCCGCGTGGCTCCGATCCGCTCGGCGACGTCGGCCACCTTGGCGCGGACCTGCTCCAGCGCCTCGTGACCGTTGCGCGTCAGCGCGGTCCGGCCGACCCCGGTCGGGGCGCGGAACTCCCCGAACGCCTCGCGGAGCGCGTCGGCCCACTCGCCGGTGGTCACTCCGGCGCGCGCGGCCTCGATCGACACCGGGACGAGGTTCTCGGCGCCGAGCGCGGCGGCCCGGAGCGCGTCGAGCGCGCGGGCCGCTGCGCCGGGATCGCGCGAGGCCCGCCACCCCTCGAGGTTCGCGATCTGGCGCTTCTCCGCCTCGGGGTCGAGCTTCTCGAACATCGCCTCGTCGGTATCGAGCGGCGAGGGCTCGGCCTCGCTGTAGCGGTTCACGCCCACAACCGTGATCTCGCCCGACTCGATCGCCCGCTGACGCCGCGCGAGCGAGCCGACCAGCTCCGACTTCATGTACTCGATGGCTTCGACGGCGCCGCCCATCCCGAGGACCTTCTCCATCTCGGCCCACGCGCCGTCGGCGATCTCGCGGGTCTTGACCTCGATCACCTCGCTCCCGCGAAGGACATCCTCGTACTCGAGCAGGTCGGTCTCGTAGGCAAGGATCTGCTGGAGGCGGAGCGACCACTGCTGATCCCACGGCCGCGGGAGCCCGAGCGCCTCGTTCCACGCCGGGAGCTGCAGCGCGCGGGCTCGCGCGTCCTTCGACAGCGTCACGGCTAGCGCCTCGAGCAGGATCCGGTACACGTTGTTCTCCGGCTGGGAAGCGGCGAGCCCGAGCGAGTTGACCTGAACGCCGTAGCGGAAACGGCGGAACTTCGGGTCGGCGACGCCGTAGCGTTGGCGCGTGAGCCGGTCCCAGAGCTCGGTGAACGCGCGCATCTTGCACGTCTCCTCGATGAAACGGAGGCCGGCGTTGCAGAAGAACGAGATGCGCCCGACGACTACGGCGAACTGTTCGTCGGGCACCCGGCCGGAGGCCCTCACCGCGTCCAGCACCGCGACGGCGTTCGCGAGCGTGAACGCCACCTCCTGGACCGGCGTGGCGCCGGCCTCCTGCAGGTGGTACGAGCAAACGTTGATCGGGTTCCATTTCGGGACCTCGTCCGCGCAGAACGTGATCATGTCGGTGATCAGCCGGATCGAAGGGCCGGGCGGGAAGATGTAGGTCCCGCGCGACAGGTACTCCTTGAGGATGTCGTTCTGCGTCGTCCCCGACAGGGATCCGCGCGGCGCTCCCTGCTCATCGGCGACCGCGATGTACAGGGACAGGAGCCACATCGCCGTCGCGTTGATCGTCATCGACGTGTTCATCTTGTCGAGCGGGATCCCGTCGAGGAGGGCCCTCATGTCACCGAGGTGGCCGATCGGGACGCCCACCTTGCCGACCTCGCCTGCGGCCATCGGATGGTCGGCGTCGTAACCGGTCTGGGTCGGCAGGTCGAAGGCCACGGACAGCCCCGTCTGACCCTTGGCTAGGTTCTTCTTGTAGAGCTCGTTCGACGCCCGCGCGCTCGTGTGGCCCGCGTAGGTGCGGAAGAGCCAGGGCTCGTCCTTCGGATGATTCACGGCCATCTCGCTCCCATGGTAGCGAAGGTGCGGTTTGGGGCCGCGAGAGGCCGGATGCGAAGTGGGAGAGGTCGCTGCGGCGCGCTTCTGCCACTTCCGCGGCCGGCCGACCGGCTAGCGCCGGGCCGGTCTGCCGGCCTTGCGGCCAAGCCTCCTCGTCGCGCGGAACGGCAACGTCCGCAGCGGGAATAGCCGTGAGACCCCCTTGCGCCGCGCGAGCCCCGAGTAAGGATCGGTCCGCTTGCAGATCCAGATCTCCTCGTCCTTGATGAGGCCGAAGCGCTCGATCTCCTTCGCGGACAGCTCGCCGGCAGGTTGGACCACCGTGGGGAGAAGACCGCCTTCTTTCAGCCGCGACTCGAAATCGTCCCCGTACCACCGGATGTGATCGTGCTGGCCGAACCGGGTGATGCGGACCTCCTCCGGGGCGGACGGATCCTCGTCGGTCGGGACCCCGCGGCGGCGAGGCACCTGGACGATCGCGATCCCGCCTGGTTTCAGCACGCGCGCCATCTCCCGGATCGCACCGCCGTCGTCGGGGATGTGCTCCAGCACGTGGTAGCAGATGATCAGATCGAAGGCGACGGCTTGAAGCGGAAGCTGAGTGAGGTCGCAACGAACGTCCACCCCGCCTGCCATGAAGCGGTCCACGCCGACGTAGCGGCGGCCCAGGCCCGGGCGGAGCGTCCGCCGGGTCGATGGCGCCGGCGCGATGTCGAGCACGCGCGCCGGCTCAACGATCAGGTACCGGTGGGATCGGAGGACCATCCGCAGCAGACGGTGCCGTTCGAGCGCCTCGCAGTGCGGGCATCGCGCACCGGGTCGGCCGCCGGGCCCGGGAAGGAACGCGTCGACCTCCTCGTCGCACGCGGGACAGAAGTGAGGAGCGCTCAATGCAGGGTCACCCGCGATCGCCCAGCGTCGCGCCGCTCATGTCCTCGATGGTCGAAGGCCGGGAGCGGAGCCGCTCTTCGAGCATCGGGACGAGCTGTCGAGCCCTCGCGTCGAACGAGTGCTCTCGCCTGACGAGCTCCATGCCCGCCTGTGCCAGCGCCCTCCGCGCCTCCGGATCGTCGGCGTAGCGCGCGAGGATCTCGGCGAGCTCTTCCTTGCTCCGGAACACCGGCACGGCGTCGCCGAGCAACCGCTGCGACCCTTCGACGTGATCCGAGACGACGAAGCCCCCGCACGCGAGGATGTCGAAGATCCGATTCGAGATGAAGCCGTGTTTGCTCATGTCGGGCCAGTGGTCGTTCAGGACGATGTCGGCGGAACAGTAGAGCTCACGCAACCGCTCGTTGGGGAAGTACGAACCCTTGAGATGCTCCGGGGAGATCAGGCCCTCCCAGTTCGATCCGTACACGTGGAGCGGCACGCCGAGCTCGATCGCCCACATGACGGCAGGACGGTACTGCTTCCGCGAGCCGCCGACGAACAGCACCGGACAACGAAGCGTGGGATCGGGCTGGACCGGGCGGAACTTGTCGCTATTGGTGGCCTGCAGGAGCGGAAGGACGGGAACGCCGAGCCTCGCGGAGAGCTCATCCGCGAAGGGCTCGGACGCCGCGAGAACCAGATCGAAACGCTCACATTCGTCCATATCCACGTCGTCGGGATGGCTGATGATCCAGATCACGTTGAGGTGGCCCGGCTTCGGCGCGTAGTCATGAAGGCCGCGCAGCTGCACGACAACGTCGGCGTCCTGGCACTCCGGAAGGTCCCACTCGTTCCGCACGTGGATGCTCGTTCGGAAGCCGGACCTGCGCAACGAGCCGGAGAGATCGCGGGCGAAGTGCGTATCGCCCCACTCCTCGGCGACGTCCCAGTTCGGCGTCGAGATCCGGGCCGCGACCGAGGGCAGCCGAACGACCGCCACGGCGGAGGTCAGGAGGGTCTCGGCCCGATGCGCGTAGGTGTGCGAGGCGAGGACTTGAGATCGCAGCTTCCGCGCCGTGTCCGCGCGCAGCTCGTCGTCGGCGAGGTAACGGTCGAGCTGTGCCCGCAACTCCTCCCGCGATCCGTAGGTCGGCAGGGCTCCGCCGAACAGCTCCTCGGATCCGCGCACATTGTTGGTGATCACGAGCGTGCCGCACGCGAGCGCCTCGAACACCCGAGAGTTCATCGACCCGTAGGGCAGGGAATGCTCGGCGGTGTCGTCGATCACGATCTTGGACGATGCGTACAGCTGAGGAAGGCGCTCGAACTCCAGCTGTCCGCGACGATGGGCGGCCGCCTCGGGGACCGTTTCCCATCCCCTGCCGTACAAGGCGAACGTCTCGCCGGGGCGCACGTCGATCCGATCCAGCACGGCCCGTCCGGATCCCCAGTTGTTCCCGGTGAACGTGTAGTCGCAGACGAGGTCCGGGTGCGGCTCGGACGGCCGGAAACGCTCACTCGACGCCAGCGGCAGGGTGACCGGATCGTGGAGGGTCTGCTCCCGGATGATCGCCGCGCTGGCGTCGCTCGACGCTGCGACGACGTCGAACCGCTTGAACCAGGGCCTGGCGATCCACCGATCGGTCCAGTTCCGGACCCACGCGATCGTGAAGGCGCCCGAGGGACCGCGACGGATGTCGTAGCGGTCCAGCAGCACGACGACGACGTCGACGTGCTGCTGCACGGCGTACCACCGGTTCTGGTGACCCTCGATGTAGAGGACCTCCCAGCCCTTCGCGGTCAGAGCGTCGCCGAGCTCATGGGCCGTGTAGTAGTCGCCCCATCCGGCGGTCGGGTCGTCCTTCGTGACCGTGATCGCGATCGTCCTCGTGGTCCGGCCGGTCCACGATCCGTCGCCGAGGAGCTGATCGAGCCGGATGGACCGGCACAGCGGGGCCCCCCATCGCTCGGCGAACAGCGCCCAGTTCCGCGCTCGGTTCTGCCGCACGACGTCCGAGGGGAGCATCACCTGCGTCCCGAACTCGTGGTGGAAGAGCGCTGCGCCGCCGCAGAGCACGATCTCGCCGCCGTCCGCGCGCAGCTTGACGCACAGATCGACGTCCTCCGCCCCGTACACGTACCCCTCGGTGAACCCGCCGGCGCGCCGCAAGCGATCGCGGTGCACGAGCATGCACGCCGCCGTCACCGCGGGAACGCGCCGCGTCGCGGCGAGCGCGGGGTCGCGCGGATCCTCTCCCGTCCCGAGGTTCCGCGCGCGCGGCGCCCCTCCGGCGAACGTGAAGCCGACCCCGGCGTGCTGGATCGTCAGCCCGTCAGGATCCTTCGGGCTTCCCTTCCCTTCTCTTCGCGGATACACGAGCAACGCCCCGACCGCCGCGCGAGCGGGATCCTCCTGCGCGGCGCCGACCATCGAGCCGAGCCAGCCGGCGTTGATCGGTTCGACGTCGTTGTTGAGGAACAGGACGAGGTCGCCGCGCGCGGCGGCAATCCCTTGATTGTTGCCGGCGGAGAAGCTCGCGTTCTCCTCGTTGCGGATGACCCTGATCGGGAACGTCCACGGCTGCGCGAGAAGGGCCGGCGTGTCGTCCTCCGAAGCGTTGTCGACCACGATCAGCTCGAACGATCGGTACGCGGTGCGATCGCGCAATGCGGGAAGCAGTCGCCGGAGGTGTCCGCTCCCGTTACGCGTCAGGACGACGATCGAAACGAGCGGCCCCTCGCGAGGTTCCTCACCCGGGCGGAGGGCGCGGATCGATGCGACGACGTCTCGCTGCGCTCGTTGCTGCGCCCGTCGCTCGAGCGGTCGGCCGAACCGCGCGCGGCGAAGCAAAGCGCTGGTGATCCGCGATGCTTTGAGGACGAGCCGGAGCGCGGGCCGCCTGCCCAAGATCCCAAGGCGCCGCTCGGCGCGCCGGGCTCTGCTCCGATATTCCTGAAGCCTGGCGGCGTCCGCGTCCGCCCGCTCGCTGGAGGAACGCAGGTCACGAAGAGCCAGCTCCAGCCGGCCATTCGCCTCCCGGAGCTCCCGCTCGATGCGCGAGAGGCGCTCCTCCTCATTCGCCATGGTCTTTCGCTCCACGTACTCGCGTCGATCGTTTGGATGGAGGTCGCTCCAGAGCGGGGATGTTAGCGGAACGGACGTGACGGCGAGTTTCCGTCGACAAGTCGCGCGGAACAGCCCTCGTCGTCAACAATGCTCGGAGTCGAAGAGCAGATCCGGAGGAGCCATGAGCGAGCAGATCACAACGGTCGGCGTCGTCGGATGCGGAACGATGGGATCGGGCATCAGCGAGGTGTGTGCCCGCGCCGGCTACACGGTCGTCTTCCGCGAAGTGACCGACGACGCAGTCGAGGCTGGCCTCGCGCGGATCCGGAACTCGATGGACCGCGCCGTCGAGAGGGGGAAGCTGGCGCCGGAGGAGCGCGACGCGGCGATCGGGCGCATCAAAGGCTCGACGACCCTGGAGGGACTCAAGGAAGCGGACCTGATCGTCGAGGCGATCCCCGAGAAGCTCGAGCTCAAACAGCAGCTCTTCAAGGACCTCGACGGGATGCTCCCGGATCACGCGATCCTCGCCACGAACACCTCCTCGTTGCCGGTGATCGAGATGGCCGTCCAGACCGGGCGCCCGAGCCGGGTCGTCGGGTTCCACTTCTTCAACCCGGCGCCGGTGATGGGTCTCGTCGAGCTGGTGAAGACGGTCGTCACCGACCCGGAGGTCCTCGAAACGACGAAGTCCTTCGCCGAGGCTCTCGGCAAGAACCCGGTCGTGTGTCAGGATCGCGCCGGCTTCATCGCGAACCTGCTCCTGTTCCCCTACTTGAACAACGCGGCGCGGATGGTGGAGTCCGGGTTCGCCACGCGCGAGGACATCGACGCCGCGATGCAGTTCGGATGCGGACACCCGATGGGTCCGCTGGCGCTGCTCGACCTCATCGGGCTCGACTCGACCTACGAGATCCTCGACGCGATGTACCGCCAGTTCCGCGAGACGCTGTACGCGCCGTCCCCGCTCATCAAGCAATTCGTCACCGCCGGGTTCCTCGGCCGCAAGGCAGGCCGCGGCTTCTACGAGTACGAGGAAGCCGACTCGCCGCGTCTCAAGGAGTCCGGTCACCACCGCCGCGAAGTTCCGGCGACGGCCGGCGCGCACATCCGCAAGATCGGCGTGCTCGGCTCGGGGACGATGGCGAACGGGATCGCCGAGGTGGCCACCAAGGCCGGGTACAAGGTAGTCCTTCGCGCGCGCACGAAGCAGCGCGCGAGCGAGTCGGCTGCCAAGATCGACAAGTCGCTGGCGAAGGCCGTCGAGCGCGGCAAGATGACGCAAGAGAAGCTCGAGGCGACGCGCGCGCTGCTCGAAACGACGACCGAGATGGACGCGTTCGCCGACTGCGACCTGATCATCGAGGCGATCGCCGAGGAGCTCGACGTCAAGCTCGAGCACTTCAAGCACCTTGACGAGATCGCTCCCGGGCACGCGATCCTGGCCTCCACGACATCGTCGCTTCCGGTCGTGGCGCTCGCCGCGGTCACGGAACGGCCCGAGCAAGTCGTCGGCATGCACTTCTTCAATCCGGCACAGGTGATGAAGCTGGTCGAGGTCGTGCGCACCATACGCACGAGCGACGAGACGGCAGACAGCGTCTTCGCGGCAGGCGCCAAGATGGGGAAGCACTGCGTCGTCTGCCCGGACCGCGCCGGTTTCATCGTCAACGCGCTGCTCTTCCCCTACCTCAACGACGCGATCACGATGCTGGAATCGGGCTACGCGACCGCGGAGGACATCGACAACGCGATGAAGCTCGGGTGCGGTCATCCGATGGGACCCTTCGCGCTCCTCGACATCGTGGGGCTCGACGTGTCGCTGCAGATCATCCAGTCGCTGTACCGCGAGTTCCGGGAACCTGGATACGCTCCCGCGCCGCTGCTCGAGCATCTCGTCCACGCCGGCTACCTCGGGCGCAAGGCCGGCCGAGGCTTCTACACCTACTAAGGAGTACGGCCATGGGAACCGAGATCTTCTCGCTCGAAGGCAAGCGCGCCCTCGTCACCGGGGCGTCGCGTGGCATCGGCGCCGCGATCTCGCTGGCATTCGCCGGAGCCGGCGCCGACGTTGCCGTCACGGCGCGCACCACGACAGAGCTCGAGGAGCTCGCCGGGAAGATCGAGGCGACCGGACGCAAGGGGGTCCCGATCACGTGCGACGTGACCAAGACCGACGACGTCGCGCGCTGCGTGGACGCGGCGCTCGGTCGGCTCGGCGGGATCGACATCCTGGTCAACAACGCGGGAGGATCCCGCTTCATGGCGCCGTTGCTCACAACGCGGGAGGAAGGGTGGGACAAGGGGATCGCGCTGAACCTCAAGAGCGTGTTCCTGTTCTGCCAGAAAGCCGGCGCGCACATGGTCGAGCGCGGCTCGGGTTCGGTGATCAACGTCTCATCCGTCGCCGGCGTCAAGGGGTTTCCGACGCTGTCGTTCTACGGGGCGGCCAAGGCCGGGGTGATCAACCTCGGGAAGACGCTCGCGGTCGAGTGGGGTTACGCGAACGTTCGCATCAACACGATCTGTCCCGGCTGGGTCAAGACGTCGCTCAACACGAACCTCTGGCGTGACGACCCCGCGGTGGCGGCTGCCACCGTCCAAGGCGTGCCGCTCGGTCGCTGGGGCGAGACCGCCGACATCGTCGGCGCCGCGATCTACCTCGCTTCGGACGCGTCGCTGTACACAACCGGAACCGTCATCCAGATCGACGGCGGGATCGCCATCTAGTGCCGCGCCGGAACTATCCGCCTCGGAAGCGCCGGGCTCGGCGCCCGGAGGAGGAGCCCGAGGAGCTCCGCGCGCCCGACACCGTCGCGACCGCCCCGCCCGGGTGGCAGGTGCGGCTCATCCAGCCGGCTTCGGCCACCAAAGAGTACCGCTGCCCCGGCTGCAATCAGGAAATCCGGGTCGGGACCAAGCATGTGGTCGCGTGGCGCGAAGGGTCCGAGGACCATCGACGCCACTGGCACCTGCCCTGCTGGCAGCGCACCCGGCGCTAGATCACGCCGTCGGCCTTGAGCTCGGCAAGCTTCTCGGCCGTGATCCCCAGCCTTCCGTAGACCTCTTCGTTCGCGGCGCCCATCGGCAGGCCGGCGTGGCGGATGCGCCCCGGCGTGCGCTCGAAGCGTGGCGTGACGTTCTGCATCCGGATCGGCCCGAGCTCATCGTCGTCGACCGTGACGATCGTCTCACGCGCCACGTACTGGGGGTCGGCGACGATCTGGCTCGCGTCGTAGATCGGGGAGGCGGCGGCGTCCTCGCGCTCGAAGGCCTCCATGACCTCGTCGAGGGAGTGGGCGCCGATCCAGCGGCCGATCACCTCGTCCAGCTCGTCGATGTGATCGAGCCGGTCGTTGTTGGTCGCGAAGCGCGGATCGTCGATCAACTCGGGCCGCCCGATCGCGCGGAAGAGCCGCTCGGCGACGGTCTGCGCGGTTCCGCTCACGCCGACCCAGCGGCCGTCGGCGGTTCGGTAGGCGTTGCGCGGCGCCGAGTACGCGATCCGGTTGCCGATCCGTCCCATCACGACGCCCAGCCGGTCGTACGCCATCACGAGCGGTCCGGTGATCTGGAACAGCGACTCGTAGAGCGAGGCGTCGATCACCTGGCCTCGCCCGGAGCGTTCCCGCTCGTGCAGGGCCATCATCACGGCGTACGCGCCGACGAGCCCGGCGACCTCGTCGGCCAGCGCGATCGCGGGCAGCATCGGCGGGCCGTCCGGGAACCCGGAGACGCCGGCCACGCCCGAGATCGACTCGGCCAGCGTCCCGAAGCCGGGCTTACGCGCGTACGGGCCGGTCTGCCCGAAGCCCGAGATCCGCAACACGACGAGTCGCGGGTTGATCTCCTCGAGCACGTCCGGGCCGAGGCCCCAGCGCTCGAGCGTGCCGGGGCGGAAATTCTCGATGAGCACGTCCGCGTCCGCGCACAGGCGGCGGGCGATGTCCTGACCCTTCGGATGAGAGAGGTCGAGGGTCACCGGCTTCTTGTTCCGGCCGATCAGCTTCCACCAGAGGGCGACGCCGGAATCCTTGAAGCCCATGTTGCGCGTCGTGTCGCCGGTGGTCGGGTGCTCGACCTTGATCACTTCGGCGCCGAAGTCGGCGAGGTATTTGCCGGTCGACGGGCCGGCCACGATCGTGGCGAGCTCGATCACGCGGAGCCCCTCCAGGGGCATGCCCGCGTTCTCGGCGGTCACTTCGAGTCGCCGCGGCCGCTGCGACGAACGCTCACGAGCCCCAGGCCCGGCAGGCGCAGCGCCAGACGCCAGGCGTCGGAGCCACGGACGTCGGCCGCTCCCCAGCCGGAAGAGTCGGCGCGGGCGGCGACGACCCAACGCGATCGGCCGGAGACGCGTTGCGCCTCGCTCTGATCCTTTCGCCATATGCGGAGGATGGCTTCCCGGATCGCGGCCTCTTCCTCGGGCGTCGGCGAGCCGGCGACGACCTCGATCTCGGGAGGCTCTGCCATGCGACTAGAGGGGGATGTTGTCGTGCTTGCGAGGCGGAAGTGTCTCGCGCTTGGTCAAGAGCATCTCGAGCGCGCTGATGAGGCGCGGGCGGGTGTCGCGAGGGTCGATCACGTCGTCGACGTACCCTCGCTCCGCCGCGATGTACGGGTTCGCGAACCGGTCGGTGTACTCGGAGATCTTCTCGGCTCGCGCCGCTTTCGGATCGTCGGCCTTCTCGAGATCCTTGCGGAAGATGATGTTGACGGCGCCCTCCGGCCCCATCACGGCGATCTCGGCCGTCGGCCACGCGAACGCCATGTCGGCCCGGATCGACTTCGAGTTCATGACGACGTACGCGCCGCCGTACGCCTTCCGCGTGATGACCGAGATGCGAGGCACGGTCGCCTGGCTGAAGGCGAACAGCAGCTTCGCGCCGCGCCGGATGATGCCGCCCCATTCCTGGTTGGTCCCCGGCAGGAACCCCGGAACGTCGACGAACACGATCAGGGGGATGTTGAACGCGTCGCAGGTGCGGACGAACCGAGCGCCCTTCTCCGACGAAGTGACGTCGAGGCAGCCGGCAAGATGCATCGGCTGGTTCGCCACGATCCCGACGACGTGACCGTTGAGCCGCGCGTAGCCGGTGAGGATGTTCTCCGCATAGTGCGGGAACACCTCGCACCACTCGCCGTCGTCCACGACCATCTTGACCACCGCGCGCATGTCGTACGCCTTGTTCGACGAGTCGGGGATGATCTCTACCAGCCCTTGCTCGCGGCGATCGGCGGGATCGGTCGGCGGATAGAAAGGCGGATCCTCGAGGTTGTTCTGCGGAAGATAGCTCATGAGGTAGCGGACCATCTGCAACGTGTGCCGCTCGTCCTCGCCGACGAAGTGCGCGATCCCCGAGCGCGAGGCGTGCGTCATCGCCCCGCCGAGCTCCTCGAAGGTGACCTCCTCGCCGGTGACCGTCTTGATGACGTCCGGCCCGGTGATGAACATGTGCGAGGTTTCCTTCGTCATGAAGATGAAATCGGTCATCGCCGGAGAGTAGACGGCGCCGCCCGCGCAGGGGCCCATGATCACGCTCACCTGGGGGATGACGCCCGACGCGCGGACGTTGCGCTCGAAGATGTAGCCGTAGGACGCGAGCGAGACGACACCTTCCTGGATCCGAGCTCCGCCGGAGTCGTTGAGGCCGATCACCGGCGCGCCGGTCTCCAGCGCCAGGTCCATGATCTTGCAGATCTTCTCGCTGAACACCTCGCCGAGCGACCCGCCGAACACCAT includes:
- a CDS encoding acyl-CoA carboxylase subunit beta — protein: MAPKKSGKDSSNDLGAPASGPAVAPQTKTVEEKIAELEKRRAEASGPPSKEAVERQHDRGKLTARERIEILLDPGSFTELDAMARHRAHGFGIERTRPYGDGVVTGWGSIDGRKVFVFAQDFMVFGGSLGEVFSEKICKIMDLALETGAPVIGLNDSGGARIQEGVVSLASYGYIFERNVRASGVIPQVSVIMGPCAGGAVYSPAMTDFIFMTKETSHMFITGPDVIKTVTGEEVTFEELGGAMTHASRSGIAHFVGEDERHTLQMVRYLMSYLPQNNLEDPPFYPPTDPADRREQGLVEIIPDSSNKAYDMRAVVKMVVDDGEWCEVFPHYAENILTGYARLNGHVVGIVANQPMHLAGCLDVTSSEKGARFVRTCDAFNIPLIVFVDVPGFLPGTNQEWGGIIRRGAKLLFAFSQATVPRISVITRKAYGGAYVVMNSKSIRADMAFAWPTAEIAVMGPEGAVNIIFRKDLEKADDPKAARAEKISEYTDRFANPYIAAERGYVDDVIDPRDTRPRLISALEMLLTKRETLPPRKHDNIPL